The Sphingopyxis sp. TUF1 genome segment ATCGCGTCGGCGCTGTCGCCCTCGCCCGTGCGCTCGTCCCAGGGTTTGAGCGGGGTGAACATGATCGCGTTGGCTTGGCCTTGGCCGAAAAAGCTGAAACCGTTGACGAGCACGATATTTGCCACCTGCGGCTGTTCATCGAAGAAGGCTTTGACCTGCTTCGTCGCCTCGGTGGTGCGCTGCGCTGTGGCGCCGGGCGGCGCCTGGATCACGGTGATCAGATAGCCCTGATCCTCTTGCGGCAGGAAGGATCCGGGCAGGCGCGAGAAAAGGAGCGCGGTTATCGCGACCATCGCGACGAATACGCCGAGCCAGCGCAGCGGCGCGGCGAGCATCCTGCCCACGCCGCCCTGATAACGATCGGTCGTGCGCCCGAACCAGCCGTTGAAGCGCTCGAAGAATCGGTCGAAAAAGACGCCGACCGGTCCCGTGCGTTTTGTTTGGTCGTGCGGCTTCAACAGGGTCGCGCACAGCGCGGGCGTCAGCGTGAGCGCGAGCAGGGCCGAGAAAGCGATCGAAATCGCCAGCGTCATCGAGAACTGGCGATAGATCCCACCGGTTGAGCCGGGGAAAAAAGCCATGGGAATGAACACCGCGATCAGCACCAGCGTGATGCCGATGATTGCGCTGGTGATCTGTCCCATCGCTTTCACCGTCGCTTCATAGGGCGGCAGATGCTCTTCGTTCATGATGCGCTCGACATTCTCGATCACGACGATCGCATCGTCGACGAGGATGCCGATCGCCAGCACCATGCCGAACAAGGTCAGCACGTTGATCGAGAATCCGAACAGCCAGAGGCCAAGGCACGCACCCGCGAGGGCGATGGGAACGACGATCGTGGGGATAACGGTCGCGCGCCAGTTCTGGAGGAACAGGAACATGACGAGGAAGACGAGGATCATTGCCTCGACCAGCGTCTTCACCACCTCTTCGATCGACAGTTCGACAAAGGGCGTCGTGTCATAGGGGATCGACCAGGTGACGTCGGGTGGGAAACCCTTGGCCAGCTCGTCCATCTGCGCCCGCACGCCCGCCGCGGTCGACAGCGCATTGGCGCCGGGGGTTAGCTGGACGGCGAGACCCGCCATCGGCTTGCCGTTGAGTTCGGATGAGAAAAGATAGCTTGCGGCGCCCAGCTCGACGCGGCCGACGTCGGCCAAGGTCACTGCCGACCCGTCGGGGTTAGCGCGCAGAATGATACTCTCGAACTGTTCGGGCTTGGTGAAGCGCCCCTGCGTCGTGATGACGGCATTGAGCTCGGCGCCCTTGGCGATCGGCTGATCGCCGAGCTGGCCGCCCGGGGTCTGGCTGTTCTGTTCCTGCACCGCGCCCAAAGCCTCGGCGGCGGAGAGATTGTAGGAAGCGAGCTTTTGCGGATCGAGCCAGATGCGCATCGCATATTCGGGGGCGAAGGCCTGCACGTTGCCGACGCCGTTCACGCGGCGCAGTTCGTCGAGCACGCGCGTGTTGGCGAAATTGTTGACCTCCATCGGGTCGGTGTTGCCGCTTTTCGAGGTGATCGCGACGATCAGCAAGAAGCCCGAATTGGCTTCGGTTACCGAAATGCCCTGACGTCGCACATCTTCGGGCAGGCGTTGTTCGACGCGGCGCAGGCGGTTCTGGACCTCCATCTGCGCGTTATCGATGTCGGTCCCGGCTTCGAAAGTCAGCGTGATCGATGCAATGCCGTTCGATTCGCTGGTCGAGGCCATGTAGAGGAAACCCTCGACCCCGTTCAGTTCCTGCTCAATGACCTGCGTGACATTTTGTTCAAGCGTGCTCGCGTCGGCACCGGGATAGGTAACGCCGATCGTCAGCGACGGCGGGGCGACCGACGG includes the following:
- a CDS encoding efflux RND transporter permease subunit: MTPRFFIDRPIFSWVIAIGILLAGIIALRGLPVEQYPSVAPPSLTIGVTYPGADASTLEQNVTQVIEQELNGVEGFLYMASTSESNGIASITLTFEAGTDIDNAQMEVQNRLRRVEQRLPEDVRRQGISVTEANSGFLLIVAITSKSGNTDPMEVNNFANTRVLDELRRVNGVGNVQAFAPEYAMRIWLDPQKLASYNLSAAEALGAVQEQNSQTPGGQLGDQPIAKGAELNAVITTQGRFTKPEQFESIILRANPDGSAVTLADVGRVELGAASYLFSSELNGKPMAGLAVQLTPGANALSTAAGVRAQMDELAKGFPPDVTWSIPYDTTPFVELSIEEVVKTLVEAMILVFLVMFLFLQNWRATVIPTIVVPIALAGACLGLWLFGFSINVLTLFGMVLAIGILVDDAIVVIENVERIMNEEHLPPYEATVKAMGQITSAIIGITLVLIAVFIPMAFFPGSTGGIYRQFSMTLAISIAFSALLALTLTPALCATLLKPHDQTKRTGPVGVFFDRFFERFNGWFGRTTDRYQGGVGRMLAAPLRWLGVFVAMVAITALLFSRLPGSFLPQEDQGYLITVIQAPPGATAQRTTEATKQVKAFFDEQPQVANIVLVNGFSFFGQGQANAIMFTPLKPWDERTGEGDSADAIAGKAMGTLMGIKEAFAFSLSPPSIPELGTSSGFTFKLQDRGANGREALVAARNQMLGGAMQSKLLANVRPEGQEDAPVLKLDIDRIQARALGLSIGEVNATLAISFGSAYANDFTREGRVLRVLLQADAANRMTPQDVLDLRVRSATGDMVPFGSFSKAEWSAEPPQLQRYNGYPAMTISGEPAPGQSTGEAMAEMERLAEQLPSGFSFEWTGISYEEKQSAGQIGMLLGLSLVVVFLLLAALYESWSVPVAVLLVVPLGVLGAVLFSMFRGLSADIYFNVGLITIIGLAAKNAILIVEFAIEQEAEGKSTLDAVMEAVKLRLRPIIMTSLAFILGMVPLVIATGAGAASRIAVGSGVMGGMIAATLLGIFFIPLFYLSVRKWLSRKRPPAPAEKGHHEEPGHA